Part of the Lolium rigidum isolate FL_2022 chromosome 6, APGP_CSIRO_Lrig_0.1, whole genome shotgun sequence genome, GCACGGGTTGTGGCTCTGAGCTTGAACGGCACTGGGCTCACCGGAGCACTCTCCCCAGCCCTCGGGAATCTCACATTCCTGGAGACACTCGACCTGAGTTTCAACTGGTTCCACGGGGAGATTCCAGAGAGTCTAGGTCGCCTCCGCCACCTGCAGAGGCTCTATTTGCATGACAACTCCTTATCCGGTGTGATCCCAGTGAATCTGAGTTCCTGCATCAGTATGGTCGAAATGGGACTGCACAACAACAAGCTTCATGGACACATCCCAGCTGAGCTCGGCGAAAAGCTCATGTCCCTGGCTGGGATCTCACTGGGTAACAACAGCTTCACAGGACCCATCCCGGCATCACTGGGCAACCTCTCCCATCTGCAATACCTTGATCTTTCCAATAACCAGCTCATGGGCGCGATCCCACCGGGTCTCGGCAGCATCCAGAGAATGAGGCAGCTCGAGCTCTACAAGAACAAACTGTCTGGTACACTTCCATCTTCTCTGTACAACTTGTCGTCGCTGGAAAGCCTTCAGTTAAGGGAAAATATGTTGTGTGGAACCATTCCCGCTGATATCGACAACAAGTTCCCAAGGTTGCAAATTCTTAACTTGTATAGCAATGACTTCAGGGGAACCATTCCTTCCTCACTAACCAATCTATCTTATCTCATGGAACTTAATCTCCGGACCAATAGATTTACTGGATATGTGCCTCCCAATTTGGGGAGGCTGGGAACTCTCCAATATCTGGACTTGGCTAAAAATAGGCTTGAAGCGGATGATGACAAGGGGTGGGAATTCATCGATTCTTTGTCAAACTGCAGCCAGCTGTCGCACTTGTCACTTGGCGGCTACTCTTTTGGAGGACAGTTGCCTGCTTCGATTACGAACCTCTCATCTACCCTCGAGAAATTATACATAGCTGATAGTAAAATCTCTGGGAGTCTTCCTGCAGATATTGGCAATCTGGTTGGTCTTAACAGGCTTGTGATAGTGAATAATTCCATGAAAGCAGTGATTCCAGAGAGCATTGGAAAGCTAAGAAACTTGATTGACCTCGGCCTGTATAGTAGTGGCTTGACAGGCCTAATACCACAATCTGTAGGTAATCTCACAAAGTTAAATAGGTTGCTTGCATTCTACAACAACCTGGAAGGACCAATACCAGCAAGTCTCCAGAACCTGAAAAATCTATTCCTTCTGGATTTGTCAACAAACTACCGCCTGAATGGTTCGATACCTGTGGAAATTTTTCAGCTGCCTTCACTCGCATGGTACTTGGATTTATCATACAATTCTCTTTCAGGACCCCTCCCATCAGAAGCTGGTACAATGACTAACCTCAATGAATTGATTCTGTCAGGAAATCAGTTATCCGGACAAATACCTAGCAGTATAGGAAATTGCATAGTTCTACAAAAACTTTTACTGGATAAGAACTCTTTTGAAGGAAGTATACCCCAATCTCTGGGAAACATAAAAGGGCTCAATATATTGAATCTGGCAGTGAATAAATTGTCAGGTAGGATCCCTGACACCATCGGTAACATTCGAGACCTACAACAGTTGTACCTAGCTAACAACAGCTTTTCAGGATCACTCCCAGCAGTTTTGCAGAATTTGTCATCATTGTCCAAATTTGATGTATCTTTCAACAATTTGCAAGGTGAGGTGCCAGATGGAGGTGTTTTCAGAAACATCGCTACCAAAGAGATTGCTGGGAATACCTACTTGTGTGGTGGTGCACCTCAACTTCACTTGGCCCCATGCTTCACAAGCGCCGCaagcaagaacaaaagaaatAAGGCGAAGTCTCATGTAATTTCTCTAGCAACAACTGGAGCAATCTTGTTATCACTTTCAGTTATTCTTCTTGTTTGCATACTTTGTAAAAAGCTGAAACAAAGCCAGAAGACAGTAGTGCAATACTCAGTTGCTGAGGACCATTATGAGAGAATCCCCTATCATGCACTACTGAGAGGAACTAACGGATTTTCAGAAGCTAACTTGCTTGGGAGAGGAAGTTATGGTGCAGTTTATAAGTGCATTTTGGACACTGAGGAAAGAGCCTTGGCTGTGAAGGTGTTTAACGTTGGTCAATCTAGGTATTCCAAGAGTTTTGAGGTTGAATGTGAGGCCATGAGAAGGATACGACATCGTTCTCTCATGAAGATCATCACTTGTTGTTCAAGCTTCAACAGCCATGGTGAAGAGTTCAAGGCCTTGGTTTTCGAGTTCATGCCCAATGGAAACTTGGATGGATGGCTTCATCCAAAATCTGAAGAGCCCACAACAAACAATACGCTCAGCCTTGCCcagaggcttgatattgctgtcgATATTGTGGACGCGGTAGAATATATGCACAACTACTGTCAACCATTGGTAATTCATTGCGATCTTAAGCCAAGCAACATTCTTCTTGCTGAAAACATGAGCGCTCGGGTTGGAGACTTTGGCATATCAAGGCTCCTTGA contains:
- the LOC124666214 gene encoding probable LRR receptor-like serine/threonine-protein kinase At3g47570, with translation MSMPMGVVSLIWSLLALLTIAVVSFGDEVDLLAFKAHVGDGGSLSSWNSSVDFCSWEGVTCSQGRPARVVALSLNGTGLTGALSPALGNLTFLETLDLSFNWFHGEIPESLGRLRHLQRLYLHDNSLSGVIPVNLSSCISMVEMGLHNNKLHGHIPAELGEKLMSLAGISLGNNSFTGPIPASLGNLSHLQYLDLSNNQLMGAIPPGLGSIQRMRQLELYKNKLSGTLPSSLYNLSSLESLQLRENMLCGTIPADIDNKFPRLQILNLYSNDFRGTIPSSLTNLSYLMELNLRTNRFTGYVPPNLGRLGTLQYLDLAKNRLEADDDKGWEFIDSLSNCSQLSHLSLGGYSFGGQLPASITNLSSTLEKLYIADSKISGSLPADIGNLVGLNRLVIVNNSMKAVIPESIGKLRNLIDLGLYSSGLTGLIPQSVGNLTKLNRLLAFYNNLEGPIPASLQNLKNLFLLDLSTNYRLNGSIPVEIFQLPSLAWYLDLSYNSLSGPLPSEAGTMTNLNELILSGNQLSGQIPSSIGNCIVLQKLLLDKNSFEGSIPQSLGNIKGLNILNLAVNKLSGRIPDTIGNIRDLQQLYLANNSFSGSLPAVLQNLSSLSKFDVSFNNLQGEVPDGGVFRNIATKEIAGNTYLCGGAPQLHLAPCFTSAASKNKRNKAKSHVISLATTGAILLSLSVILLVCILCKKLKQSQKTVVQYSVAEDHYERIPYHALLRGTNGFSEANLLGRGSYGAVYKCILDTEERALAVKVFNVGQSRYSKSFEVECEAMRRIRHRSLMKIITCCSSFNSHGEEFKALVFEFMPNGNLDGWLHPKSEEPTTNNTLSLAQRLDIAVDIVDAVEYMHNYCQPLVIHCDLKPSNILLAENMSARVGDFGISRLLEENTSKGVQNSYSSTGLRGSIGYVAPEYGEGSAVSAQGDIYSEASFGIMLLEMFTGRSPTDDMFRDSLDLHKFTEDALPDRTLEIADPIIWLHKEKNDNITSSRIQEFLVSVLRLGISCSKTQPRERALIRDVAVEMHAIRDAYLKFAG